Genomic segment of Mucilaginibacter sabulilitoris:
GGTGAACGCGGGCCTCGGAATAAGCGTAATGGCCGATTGGATTGTACGGCCTTACCTTGCCAACAGAAACGTTGTAGCACGGCCATTGCACCATAGCGTTGCCAAAAGAACATGGTATGCGGCTACATGCAAGGATAATCCGGTTATACAGAATTTTTTATCGTGCCTTAAATTGTACTTTGCCGAAAATCAGATGTGCATGGAGCCAGAAAACTTTGATGAGCTATTGCAATTGCAGGTGGTTTAATTACCTCCTGCTTTTACTTTTAGCAGGCACACGGGTTAACGCGCAAGCGGTATTAAAACCGTTTCCGCAGCATAGCGCATATACTACAGGTTCTGTTAAGCCCAGCCATTTGCCCCAACAGCAACTCGATAAGCAGGTTACCACTTATTATGATCAATGGAAAGCGCGATATGTAAAAGCAGGCTGCGCAAAAGATCAATACTACATTTGGTTTGAGAATAAAGGCAAAGAGTGTGTATCTGAGGGGCAGGGTTATGGCATGATCATTACGGCGCTAATGGCCGGTTATGACAAAAATGCCCAGATCACTTTTGATGGCCTGTACAATTACTATAAGGCACACCCTGCCAAATCATCCCCTTATTTAATGGCCTGGGCGCAGGGCGCAAACTGCAAAGACATTGACCGCAGTACCGCTACCGATGGTGATATGGACATTGCCTATTCTCTGCTGCTTGCCGCAAAGCAATGGGGCACCAATGGAAAGCTCAATTACCTGCGCGAGGCAGGGATTATGATTGCGGCCATTATGCAGCATGAAATAAACCCAAAAACGTATGCTGTTTTGTTGAGCGATGCCATTGAGCACGACAGCAAGGACTATTTTGATATGCGTTCCTCTGATTTTATGCCCGCTCATTTTAAGGCATTTGAAAACATTTTAAAGAATGGTAAGTGGCAAAAAGCTATCAGCAATAACTACCAGCTTTTTAGCTTAATGCAGACTAAATACAGCCCCGATGCCGGCATTATACCCGATTTTATCAAAGACACTTACAAAACCCCCCGCCCTGCGCAGCCTAATTATTTAGAGTCGCCTTATGACGGGTATTATAATTACAACGCCTGCCGGGTTCCCTGGCGCGTTGCAACAGATTATTTGTTGTATGGCGATAAACGCTCAAAAGCCATCACCGATAAAATAAATCATTGGATCAGGGAAACAACTAACGGTAACCCGGATAACATTTCGGCCGGGTATACGCTGGCAGGGAATGATATTAAGGGGCGTTATTTTGAAGCATTAAGTTTTATCGCACCCTTTACGGTATCAGCCATGGTTGATAAGGGCAACCAGCAATGGCTCAATAAATTGTGGGATTACCTGGTTGCTTTTAGGCTAAAGGACTATGATTATTATGACAACAGCATTAAAATGCTGGATATGATCATTGTATCAGGCAATTACTGGAAGCCTTGATGATTCTCCAGGCGTCATTATAAGATACAAGGCAAGCCCACCTTTGTCATTCTGAGGCATGAAGGATCTGCCGTGAATAGATTCTTCGCTCCGCTCAGAATGACAAGTGCTAATAGATTATTACCAAATTTTTTTTATCCTTTTGGCTACATCTTTCCCATTGGTTAGGGCAGCCTCAACGGTGCCCATTGCCGCACCCTCATAAAGATATTCGCCGGTGAAAAATATGGTGTTATCAACAGGTGTATTAAGTGTTTTGCGGGCGGGCGGCGCATTTACGGTATCATAAGCATACGAGCCCCGGGTAAAGGGTTTTGCCGTCCAGTTGATTACGTGCCAGTTTTGGAGGATCCCTTTGAGCTCATCTATACCTAATTTAAAAATATTGGAGATTGATTGCAGGCCCTGCAGTAATATTTCATCGTTGGTAATATCTTTTTTGGCCGCGGCGTAAGGCCCCCCTATCCAGCCTGTAAAAACGGTTGAACGCTCAGGGTATTGCGTCCACCAGGTTGGTATTTCCTCCCCTGAAAACATGTAGCCCATATCTTTGAGATCTTTTCCGGCCATGGCTTTGGTTTGTTCACTCTCCCAAAACGCTTCGTCAAACTCCAGCACTATTTTTATTACCGCACCAAAACCCATTTGCATTATAGCTTCCTGGTGATCTTTTATCGGTGGATGAAACATCATAGCTCCTTTTTCATTTGCACCAGCTTGCAAAACGCCCAGCGGAACGGCCAGTATTACTTTTTCTGCATGATAAGCTGTTCCATCTCCCGTAATAACGCTAACCTTACCCGGTTCGTGGTAGATATCTTTTGTGATGCTGTTTAAATACACCTCGCCGGCGTTTTCTTTACATTCATTGGCCAGGTAGTTCATGAGTGCCGCATACCCTCCCTCAACGCGGTGCTGGGCGTCCTCATCCTCGTTTTGCCATTCCTTCCGCAACGCAAAACAACTTGCCTTTTTAGGATCTGCAGTATCATAACCCGATACAAACTGCCTTACCGATTCCCTGAGCGCGACATATTTATCGCCCGGGAAATTCTTTTGAATAAAATCATCAATATTGGTATCCCGCTCCAGTTTGTTTAGTTTATCTATCAGCAGATCCCAATGCGGTATAAAGTACTCGTTGGTGGTAAACTTTCCATCGCTGTATCGCCACATGGCTGCCGAGGCCGAGTTGTATTTGATGCCGGCTTCGCGGAGCAAACTCAATGTAACAGGTAAGTCGCCGTGCACAAACTCGGCCCCAAGCTCTATATGTTTTGCAGATGTATTTTCATAAACTGTTTGTATACGGCCACCTATACGCTCCTGCGCTTCCAGTACAATAACTTTTTTGCCCGCGTTTGCCAGTTCACGCGCAGCCATCAGACCGGCAGCCCCGGCACCTATTATCAATATTTCGGCAGTATTCATGCAAACTGTTTTATGGGTAAAGTTAGGCTTTGTATGCTTGAAGATTCAAGCTGTACAATGAAATTTTCACTACTTTTTAGCTTTATTATGAAGCACGATAAAAGGTTCATACATATCCCAGTTAGGCTCAACGTCTTTTTGGGTCATCAAACCTTTGGCGCCGAATGAAAAATTGCCCAGGATAATATCGGGGTAACCGTCATGGTCGATGTCATTTACATCCATGGCTATCCAGCGGCCATATTGGTTTATGGGCAGGGCATGCACTTTAAATTTACCCGGACTAATTTGCTCATGGTAAGTAAAACCTTCTTCGGGGTAATATTTAAAATCGGGAAAAAAGGCTATAACTGCTATATCCAGATCGCCATCATGATCAAAATCAGCAGCAATGGCTTTCGAACAGCCGTTTATATGGTAAAAATAAGTTTGTTTAAATTTCCAGTTACCCTGGTTAGTAAAAATATATACCCCATGATAAGGTTTAAATACCGGCGAAAAGTCGTTATTATCGCCACAGGTGTATACAATATCCAGCTTGCCATCATGATTAACATCAATAAGCTGAAAGCTGCTCGAACCATACACTGATGGAAAACGCATCAGGTTTTGGCTGGTAAAGCCGCCTTTTTTATCATTTAAAAACAGCCAGATATCTTCATCGGCCTGGGCAAACAAACATGCAACGTCGGGCCAGCCATCATTATTAAAATCGCCGGTAAACACCTGTGTAGCGCCGGGTATGGCTTTAATTGCCTTTTTAATGAATCGATGGTTCGGTTGCTGCTGTATCAGATATAAGCCGCCCCGGTTTCGCCCAAAACCACAGGATACATAATCAGTAAGGCCATCTTTGTTAAAATCAGCATAGGCGCTTTTTACCGGTCGTGGTAAGCTGTCGGTAATGAGTTTGGTATTCTTTTTTTCCGACTTGCTGTTCAGGTCAATATTTATCAGTTCGCCTTTTAGTGCATCATTGGGCGGTAATATGCCTATACAGGTTACAACAGCACCATTTGGCTCCGATGCTGTTTTAAAAAAGTTAACATCGGTAACGGGAGAATCAAACTGCTTAACAAGTACAGGGTTCAGACTGCTGCCCCACTTGTGGAGGTTATTACCGGCATCGCCGGTATAAATATGATTATCGTTTGGATTGAAAGCTACCATGGTGGTCATCGCCTGACGTCCCTTGCGATCCGTTTGTTGAGGTTGTTGTAAACTGAATATCGCCCAATCTTTTACCGCATTAGGTTTAGGTATCAGCATTTTTTTTGGCGATCTGTTTTTATAATACGCTATAATTTTATACCAATCTTCCTTAGATATGGCCGTACTTGCCGAAACCAGGTAATTACCCATAAAACTCGTAAAGCCCAATTTAGGTGCCATAGCAGGCATGATACCTGTTTCCCAGGTATGACTGTCAAGCAGCGCGGGATCGGGCAATTGATGGCAGCTTGAGCAATGCACCGTCGCCAGTTTTTTGCCTTCGGCCAGGTATTCTTCGTCATTAATGGCATTACCTTTTTCATTGTTGGAGCAACCACTTATTGCAAGAAAAACAATACCCCCAAAAACGAAAAGCAAGCGCAACTTATTTAAACGCAACCCGTATTTTTTAACCATGTACACTTTTCAATTTCGCAACACATGCAGGGTGCAGCTTTTATATTTTTATTTCCCGGTGTGATTTTCAAGCACTATTAAAGGTAATTTCTTATTCCACGAAGGTTTAAAATCAGGTATAAACATAAAACCACTGGAATAATTACCCAATATAATATCTGGTTTACCATCATTGTTCTGGTCGGCAACATCCATGCACATCCAGCGGCCATACTGGCTTACGGGTATGGCATGGGGCTTAAAATCAAAAGGCTTATTTTGTTCAAAATAAATAAACTCTTCTTCAGGCATATTTTTCATGTCGGCAAAAAAGGCAATGGTAGCAATATCCAGGTCGCCATCGCCATCAAAATCAACAGCAATAGCTTTTGTGCAGCCATTTATTGGGTAAAACCAGCGCTGTTTAAAATTCCAATTGCCGCTGTTGGTATAAATATACAAACCATGATAAGGCTTTAGCCTGCGCGAATCGCGGTAATTATAGCCACAGGTATATATCAGGTCGGTATTGCCATCATGATCCATATCCGCCAGCTGAAAACTGGATGAACCGTTTACCGGTGGAAAATGCAATAAATTCCTTTGGGTAAATCCACCTTTTTTATCATTTAAAAATTGCCACAGCCCCTCATCTCCGCTGCCAGTTAACACCATTACATCGAGCCAACCATCTTTATTAAAATCGCCCGCTACTGCCTGTACAGCTCCCGGCTTATTATAAATGGGTTCCTGGTTATAAGTATGGTCACGGTTTTGTGTTAATAGAAAAACACCACCTTTAAGTTTTCCTTGCCCGCAAACCACCATATCAGTAAGGCCATCTTTATTAAAATCGGCAAATACGGTTTGCTGCGGTCTGGGCAGATCGGATGCTACAAAGGTTTGGTCGTTATTTAACTCTTTGGCATCCAAGTTTACCTTTACTACCTTACCATTCGGAAAATCGGCAAGCTCCAGGCGGCCAACACATGAAAAATAACCTGCATTATTACCCGCAGTGTCTTTGGCAAATGCTACGCTTACCGCTGGCGAAGGCAGGGTGCCCAATGAATCTGGTTTCAAATTACTGTCCCAGCCAAGCAGCTTACTATTGGTAAAATCGGCGCTGTAAAGTTTGTGGGTATAAGGATTCACGGCTACCATGGTAGTAAAACTATCATAGTTTACGGGCGCCGGTTTTTTCAGTGTAAAACCTGCCCAATCTGCCGATAACGCAATTGGCTTTTTAGCCGGCAATACCGTATCGGGAGCGGCTTTTTTATAATAATCAACAAGGGTAAGCCATTCCTGCAGGGTAGCGCCGGTTGTATCTGCCGGATTGCGTTTGTAATAGGTTGACCCGTAGAGCGATATATGCATAAAACTGGCCATATACGGCAATACATGTCTTTCCCAAACATCCTTGCTCAATGCATTTACAGGTACAAGGGCATGGCAGCGTGTACATTTTAACTGTGCCAGGTTTCGTCCGTCGACAATAACATTACCGGTTAACTTATAAGGCTGCGGCGGGGCATCTTTTTGTTTACAGCCATTTACGAGTGTTATGACCGATAGCGACACAACAAACAACAGGATATAAGATGATATTAAGTAACACTTTTTAAAATTCATAAAAAAATTGCCCGGCTGTTATTTTTTTAGTTTTAGTTTTTTCCAGATGAATTCACCTACCTGCCGGCCTTGAACCGCGCCCTGATCAACACTATTACGGTAATGTATGCCGCCGTAAAACCGGCTGATAGAGGTTTCATCGGCTGCCTTTAAAAAAGAATCGAAATGACGCTGCATGCCTATATATCTTAAGTCGCTGGTATCCTGATAGGCAAAGTTATCGCCAAACAAATGGGTTAATACTACGGCCGACGCCCCGCTAATATCACTATGACCGCTCGGGTACTCGGGGAACGGAGGTGTTTGCAGCATGGGTAACCAGTTCTGGTCAATCTTATCGTTAATAACAGTTACCGGCCTGATGTAATTCAGGTCGTATTTTACCTGCCAACCGCAAATAAACGCATCAAAAAGAGCTATTGATGTAAGCGCATAGGCCTGGGCGGTTTTTACAATGTCAGCATGGGTTTGTTTACAGGCAATGGCGGTAATACCAATCCAGTGACCGCCTGGGGTGATTTTTTTATTGGCAAACATGATGTGGCCATTATGCTGAATCACAAACGGATTGTCATCCCAAAACTTAGCAATATCGATTTGTTCTTTGGTAAGGTTTTTACTTTGCTGATAAACCTCCATATTTTGTTTAAAGTACACGCTGTTTTTGTCATCGCTGAAAGGCGGCGGCGGTGGCAGTGGAAAATTAGTGGAGGTATCAACCGCAAAGGTATGCATGGTACCCCAGCAAAACTCAACCCCATCCAAATAATCAGGCGGCGTTGGATGCCACTGGCCGGGATTATCGTTACCTAAAAACCGAGGTTTACCACGGGTTTGCGGGTAATTATCAGTGGCACTCCGCTTTAATATATATTTACCAATTTGCTCGCCAAACGCCATTGAACGGGCGTAGGTGGAATCGTCAAGATTATCCTGATACGCCGCGAACACCTTGCTTTCATACTTTTTAAGTGTATCAATGGAAAAGGTAACTTTGTGTGCTACAGTAAAAAAAGCTTTAGTGGCGGCCAGTGAATAGTTATAGGCTTTATCTTTTTGCGGCTTTGGGGGTTCGCCAAATCCTCTTAACTGCGCTGTAATGGAATTATAATCGGGATTGGCATAACGCACCGCTTCATAAGCCGCTAATGTTGAATAGCCATATATACGCGCGGCCACGGGTGGCGTAAAAACATCATATATGATCACCTGCGTCAATTGGTCAACATTTTGATGTATTACATCTATATCGTTCATTTTAGCAGCCTTCTTTTTATTTGAACAACTAAAGATCAAAAAAACACCGGCAACGGCTATAAATATTTTAAAGCACTTCATATATCAATAATTAATTAAGCTGTATATTTCTCTGGCGTCCAAGGCCATCGGTTATTGTTACCGATGCCATATTGCTCTCAATATTAAAAAATCTGCCAGATTGCGACAAGAAAGAACTACCATTATAAAATTCCTGCTTGGTTGTTTTACCATTTTTATATTTAATGGTGGCGTATGCATCCAATGGCTGCAGGTTAACTGTTTTAACCTGCCTTTTTAATTCAAATAATTTCATTGCATCCCTGTTTTGCGTAGCGGCTAACAGGTAATTGCCCCTTGCGCTCTTTAGCTTAACCAGGGCCTTACCATCACCGGGAATATAAAGGCCCGACTGCAATAAAGTAAGTGGCTTAAAGTCCCCTTTTCCATCACCCTTAAGTATAAGGCCGTTAAAAGCATCATAACGGCCGGTTGTAACTTCAGTACCATAATCATTACCATTTATGGCAACATCGAGGTTACCATCTCCATCAAAGTCATCAACTGTAATGCCGCATAGTTCAGATACCTGTGCTTCCAAAGGCAGTGGAATAGCGGTGAATTTCCCGTTACCGTCATTACGTAGGTAGCACGACTGCAAGTACGTAGCTTTTACCCTTACTGCCCCTTCGCGCATTTTTGGCGTTATTACCGAATCCATAGTTGACACGGCGAATGACTTATAATTCTGATACCGGATACGCATACTGATCATTTGTTTTATAATATCATCTCGTCCATTAGCCGGAAATTCACGCATTACTCCTTCTTTATCTTTCAGAAAAACAGATGGAAAAGCATCATAACTGCCATTGTTATCAAAATCTTTGGCAGTGATATATACGGGGTACTGCTCTGTAGCCTTATAAAACGTATTAAGGCCGGTATTGCCAACTATATAGTCAGTATCGCCATCGTGGTCAAAATCGCCGGAGGCAATGGTGTTCCACCAGCCCAGTTTATTTTCAACACCGGTACCGGTAGTTATATTCTTAAACGTACCATGATCGTTTTTAAGGAAGGTGATCGGCATCCACTCACCAGTAAGTATCAGATCGGGCCAGCCATCATTGTTAAAATCGGTAAAGGTGG
This window contains:
- a CDS encoding glycosyl hydrolase family 8, translating into MSYCNCRWFNYLLLLLLAGTRVNAQAVLKPFPQHSAYTTGSVKPSHLPQQQLDKQVTTYYDQWKARYVKAGCAKDQYYIWFENKGKECVSEGQGYGMIITALMAGYDKNAQITFDGLYNYYKAHPAKSSPYLMAWAQGANCKDIDRSTATDGDMDIAYSLLLAAKQWGTNGKLNYLREAGIMIAAIMQHEINPKTYAVLLSDAIEHDSKDYFDMRSSDFMPAHFKAFENILKNGKWQKAISNNYQLFSLMQTKYSPDAGIIPDFIKDTYKTPRPAQPNYLESPYDGYYNYNACRVPWRVATDYLLYGDKRSKAITDKINHWIRETTNGNPDNISAGYTLAGNDIKGRYFEALSFIAPFTVSAMVDKGNQQWLNKLWDYLVAFRLKDYDYYDNSIKMLDMIIVSGNYWKP
- a CDS encoding flavin monoamine oxidase family protein, which gives rise to MNTAEILIIGAGAAGLMAARELANAGKKVIVLEAQERIGGRIQTVYENTSAKHIELGAEFVHGDLPVTLSLLREAGIKYNSASAAMWRYSDGKFTTNEYFIPHWDLLIDKLNKLERDTNIDDFIQKNFPGDKYVALRESVRQFVSGYDTADPKKASCFALRKEWQNEDEDAQHRVEGGYAALMNYLANECKENAGEVYLNSITKDIYHEPGKVSVITGDGTAYHAEKVILAVPLGVLQAGANEKGAMMFHPPIKDHQEAIMQMGFGAVIKIVLEFDEAFWESEQTKAMAGKDLKDMGYMFSGEEIPTWWTQYPERSTVFTGWIGGPYAAAKKDITNDEILLQGLQSISNIFKLGIDELKGILQNWHVINWTAKPFTRGSYAYDTVNAPPARKTLNTPVDNTIFFTGEYLYEGAAMGTVEAALTNGKDVAKRIKKIW
- a CDS encoding FG-GAP-like repeat-containing protein yields the protein MVKKYGLRLNKLRLLFVFGGIVFLAISGCSNNEKGNAINDEEYLAEGKKLATVHCSSCHQLPDPALLDSHTWETGIMPAMAPKLGFTSFMGNYLVSASTAISKEDWYKIIAYYKNRSPKKMLIPKPNAVKDWAIFSLQQPQQTDRKGRQAMTTMVAFNPNDNHIYTGDAGNNLHKWGSSLNPVLVKQFDSPVTDVNFFKTASEPNGAVVTCIGILPPNDALKGELINIDLNSKSEKKNTKLITDSLPRPVKSAYADFNKDGLTDYVSCGFGRNRGGLYLIQQQPNHRFIKKAIKAIPGATQVFTGDFNNDGWPDVACLFAQADEDIWLFLNDKKGGFTSQNLMRFPSVYGSSSFQLIDVNHDGKLDIVYTCGDNNDFSPVFKPYHGVYIFTNQGNWKFKQTYFYHINGCSKAIAADFDHDGDLDIAVIAFFPDFKYYPEEGFTYHEQISPGKFKVHALPINQYGRWIAMDVNDIDHDGYPDIILGNFSFGAKGLMTQKDVEPNWDMYEPFIVLHNKAKK
- a CDS encoding FG-GAP repeat domain-containing protein: MNFKKCYLISSYILLFVVSLSVITLVNGCKQKDAPPQPYKLTGNVIVDGRNLAQLKCTRCHALVPVNALSKDVWERHVLPYMASFMHISLYGSTYYKRNPADTTGATLQEWLTLVDYYKKAAPDTVLPAKKPIALSADWAGFTLKKPAPVNYDSFTTMVAVNPYTHKLYSADFTNSKLLGWDSNLKPDSLGTLPSPAVSVAFAKDTAGNNAGYFSCVGRLELADFPNGKVVKVNLDAKELNNDQTFVASDLPRPQQTVFADFNKDGLTDMVVCGQGKLKGGVFLLTQNRDHTYNQEPIYNKPGAVQAVAGDFNKDGWLDVMVLTGSGDEGLWQFLNDKKGGFTQRNLLHFPPVNGSSSFQLADMDHDGNTDLIYTCGYNYRDSRRLKPYHGLYIYTNSGNWNFKQRWFYPINGCTKAIAVDFDGDGDLDIATIAFFADMKNMPEEEFIYFEQNKPFDFKPHAIPVSQYGRWMCMDVADQNNDGKPDIILGNYSSGFMFIPDFKPSWNKKLPLIVLENHTGK
- a CDS encoding vanadium-dependent haloperoxidase; translated protein: MKCFKIFIAVAGVFLIFSCSNKKKAAKMNDIDVIHQNVDQLTQVIIYDVFTPPVAARIYGYSTLAAYEAVRYANPDYNSITAQLRGFGEPPKPQKDKAYNYSLAATKAFFTVAHKVTFSIDTLKKYESKVFAAYQDNLDDSTYARSMAFGEQIGKYILKRSATDNYPQTRGKPRFLGNDNPGQWHPTPPDYLDGVEFCWGTMHTFAVDTSTNFPLPPPPPFSDDKNSVYFKQNMEVYQQSKNLTKEQIDIAKFWDDNPFVIQHNGHIMFANKKITPGGHWIGITAIACKQTHADIVKTAQAYALTSIALFDAFICGWQVKYDLNYIRPVTVINDKIDQNWLPMLQTPPFPEYPSGHSDISGASAVVLTHLFGDNFAYQDTSDLRYIGMQRHFDSFLKAADETSISRFYGGIHYRNSVDQGAVQGRQVGEFIWKKLKLKK